In Lodderomyces elongisporus chromosome 1, complete sequence, the DNA window TTGTTCTGTATGTATATCTAAAGTACCGTCTAATTCCCGTTCATGCAAACTATGGTCAGCACCCTCATATCCACCGTAATCTCCTTCTTGCATTTCTTCGTGTGTCTCTTCGCGTGTCTCCTCGTGTATTTCCTCGTGTACTTTGTCATGTGGTTCATCATCGCTGCTACCCTCACCCATCTCAACATCTCCTTTTTCCTCAGATGACGGTAGCACCACATCATCAGTCAATAACACTTCAGAGTATTTCACGTTATACGGCAAGAACCGCCTCATTTTCTCTTCACCTCCCAAAAGCTCCTGATTATAGGCATCCTCCTCTTTAATCCGACGTTGCTTTTCTCTTAATTTTCCCATCATCTGTCCACCTCGATCTTTTTCTCTCGAATCGGTATTACCATCATTAGTTTCATcaccattaccattacTATGAATAAAGTCAAACCTTGCCTCATCACCAACTTCTTTCCTCCTTGGTATTTCACTAACAATATAATCTCGTGCATCGCTTTCCTTGATCAACTCACTCAAATCTGTATTAGTCTCAGCCGGGTGAAAACTTTCATCGTTTTggaatttgagaaattcaTCTAATATGTACTCATTGGCATGAAGAAACTTGAGATCATGCCCGAGCTTCAAGTCTTTTTCTAACAAATAGTTCAACCATGTCATCCTCCGTTTATTCTGCAGTAAAGTGGATGTCTTTACATTGACTGCTAGTCCATTCGACTCTCCTCCTTCATTCAATACATCTTCGTTATTGTGCGGTTGTTGcggttgttgcagttgctgcTGCAGCTGTCGTTCTCTTTGTAACTGCTGACGATGTTTATTGTCTTCAGCCTCTTCTTGCCTTCTATGATGTTCTTCTGCTTGTTTCTGTTGATCGTCGTTCAACTTTAACTGATTATAAAACTCTTGACGCTCCTTATGcttccttctcctcttctCCGCAGCAGTTTCTCcagcatcatcattatccaACTTACGTTTCTCGATTATGGCATCAATCAAGTTTTGCGGCACTTGATTTAGTTTATGTGTAGTAGCATGGCCATAACTTCGTAATACCCAATCTCGAAACGAATACACCGATTTAGTATtatattgtttttcttcatcttcaggATTGTaaacatcatcattaaCCAGCAAGGGATTGCTGGTTTTGATGAGACCAATATTGATCATGGACTGCACAACGTCTTGCAACTCAGGCAGGTTGGTATGTGTCCTTGCTTGGCTGCAATTGAGACATTCTTGCACTaacttgttgaaaaagcCAATGTATAAATCAGCAAGGATGTTGATTTGAGATGGCCTGCATTTATCAAATCCATGTGCTTTAAGAATCTGGGCTATAGATATTCGTAGCAACGAAAAATTAAACGAGTCTTCAACAGACATATCTACCAGAACGACTTCCTTGCTAAACGTGTGACTTGTAGATCTTGATAATGTTTTGATTATTGCTGGGATATTCCAAAGCTCAAAAAATATAGCAGAATTTGCAGTTTGTCATTTGCGCACAAGAATGCACTTTTCACGTTtaaattttgttcttgtttgtCCTCcaagtttttttctttcgttttgagtttttgttctttttttttttcttctctgcTATACAAGTTTTCTATTTACGAGTTCTCAATTATCACTATCATTGGTATTAACATATTATCATCTCAAACATATAACagtttccttcttttttactggattttttttttttttttttatataccATCAAGCTTGTGTTGCAAACTTCTGATAAGGAGAATCAAGAATAGGTCCAAATTAAAGGAtataagaaaataaaaagaataagaaaatgTTGTAATATAATGCTACAAGCTAGCAATTTTTGGTTCATTGTTGATTGTTGTAACTAGAGCCTTATTGCTCCAGTTAGTTATTTGTGTTTATTATTTACTTACTTTGTTGTTCCCATAATCAATAGCTTATTCTTTGTATGACATTTCTAATACCCTCATATAGTTGAACGTCTACTCAGCTCAATCAGTCTTTTGTCAACTTATGAACATTTTtggtattattattattacgaTTACTACTATTCACACCCCCCCACCCCCCTGCActtgatttttttgttggacCCCAACATCAAGTTACCTCATGATGTGTTTGTATCAGTCACTTGTTTTAATTATCTTGAAGTACAACAAATAGGTAAAGTGTAGAACTTACAGTACAAAGTATTAATGTGTGGCAAAAACTACAGAGATGTTCAACTCAAGATAATTAGTCTTTTGAAGCAGTTTAGTTATCCACATGTCATGtataaaagagaaaaaaaatatggaAAATGTCAAAACTTACATACAACCTCTGTTATAGAGTATACACTCCGTTTTTCAACTACATATTCATCAAATAGTtaccctcttttttttatttttttgtcttgcaatattttttttttttttcaatttccatTCATAATTACAAACCTTGTTGCAACCTCTCTCCCAACTTTTTACCAGCAAAACTCAATGCATTAAACAATCCTTTTTCACTTATGTCGATATTCTTTAAGTCAACAACAGTTGGGTTGTTTACCGGAGCATTCGTGACACGACTCACAATAGTCGCTGGGTCATACTCAATAATAATACCATCGTCAATTGTCTCGTCAATTGCCAAACTCACCAAATCGTAATTATTGATAATCGTTTGCTTATCCACAGTGCTGTTGAGCAAAATCGTCAATGCTTCAATCAAGTTGTTCAATGTAGAATATATGAGACATTCGTTTTCGTTGATTGGTGAAGTGATTATAATACTAACATCATTGATCTGCTTATATACAATGATTTGATTGTCATAAAGCAAGATATCCTGGTTGACTTTGttaattttggaaaataaagTCTTTTCTGATTtgagttgttgttgttgttgtttcagttgttgttgctgctgctgctgttgttgctgttgcttttGTGTAGATGGCGAGTGTGATGTAGGAGCCGGAGATGATGCAGAAGTTGACGCAGTTGACGATTTTGTCTTTGACTTACTAGATCCTGACTCTTtatgttgtggttgttcaTCTAAAGACGAAGTATAGTATTTTGCAAACAACCTGTTTCCCTCATTGTCTAGTATTAGCAATGCCGAGATAGTGTATAAAGTTGTATTCAATGACATTGTTCTCtatgttttctttgttgaGTTTTAACCTTTACTTTAtttaccctttttttttttgcaaagaccGGTTAAAAGCGAAAAGGGCAGATGGTTCTCTTGATATAGTTTGTGGGCAGTTAGGTCAATGAAAAATGGACTGGtatctctctttttgttaGCGAATTGGTATTCTTGGGAGATTTGTCAAATGCGATTGTTGTTCAACGTTGTGTATCTTCGTGTGCCAAGTATGCGTGTGTGAAAACCAAGGAGAggcttttttcaaaaaaaaaataaaaaaaactgtaAAAATAACAACGACATAAAagttaagaaaaaaaaaaacacgcTAGCTTTTGAGGAGTTATCAATATCACGTGACCAAAATCTACCGTTCAACAGCTATTATTGACTATTATTGCATATACAATTTTCTCTGAATATTAATATGACCAACCTTTAACCGATTCAAGATTGACTTGTCATGaccaaatttaaaaaaaaagaacagaaaaaaaagccgAGAGAATGTGCAAGGGCTCTAAacaattgaatttttttttttcattccaatttctttctgttttgttaaACTTTacttatctttttttttttttaatttattcaTAATCTAAAGTACACATAATGATTAACAATATTCTTACTTAATTTACCATATTAATGACAAACTCATGCACTTTTTTGTGCATTGGATTGTTTGCATACCACTCAGAGTTAGTGTTCAACTGCATATTTTTCCATCCAAATATAAAGTTCAAGATCAACGCAACCATCAATCCAAAGGCAACAACTAGTGGACCAATCGAATTGTCCAAATGTTTGCTGCTTCTCTCCATAATTATACCTCTTCTGGTCATATACATGAAATATCCCCAAAGACAACTAAATACCGTCAATAGGAAATAAAACCATGACAAATATAAACTCAATTGTGTAAAGTTTGAATTCTTTGTCGAATTGTATATAACAAATGTCAAAGAAGACAACAATACTGTGACATGCAACCATCTGTTAAAAGTACGTTCGTTTGCCAACCAAACCTTGGGCTCAATTCTTAATGGCCCCATATTTTTAATCCACTGTTCTGGTTTAACAACTCCTGGAGGTAGTTCAatctcttcatcttcagaGTACACATCCACCAATTTCGAGAATTGgttttgtatatttattaatttGCCCAATGACCTTGATGATTTCGACCTACTGGAACCACTATTTTCATTgccgtcatcatcatcatcatcgtcgtcatcatcatcatcatcatcaatatcatcAAAGTCAGAAGACTGGTCATCAGTAGTCATATTGATTTGCTGGTGATGCTGTggcttttgcaatttggaTGGGAAACTACCGGGCTCATCTAGCTCTTCATCGATGGtaactatttttttgctactTTCTGGTTCTTTATTGTTGGTATTATCATCACCGTCACCTTTATTGTATAAAAGACTACCTGAAAATGAGGCCGATCTTGGTTGAAAATTGGATGAGCtatttttcatcaacatcgaCTTGAATTTGGAAAGATTATCGTCATCAGTCAATTTAGCAATTTGGTCGTTTTTAGAGGACTTGCCATGTGGAGCAACAATCTTGGGCAAATCATCATTAATGTCACCCTCCAACTCATTGAACCACAAGGGGATATTATCCAACTTGTCATCCTCCAAAAATAAACTAGCGACACCATGGAtgaatttggaaaagtttGGAATTTCCTTAACCAAATGAGAACTATTGATCAACTCATTAATCCACTGTAATTTCTTAAAGTTCTTTACTGATGATTTCTTAATCTTGATTTCCATGGTTGAGAATGGAAATTTGTTGAACTCACCTTTTCtcaaaaattgttgagTGTTTTTAGCATTGTCCAAGTCCAAACGATGCCACTGGCTTGGGTCTCTAATGGGGAGCTGAGAGTCAAATGCATCTTCTCTTATAAAGGTCAAGTTTGAGTCAATAATAATTCTAATCTTATCATCTCCAGGGATCTGGAAAGCAGTTCTCTTGTAAGTGGTCCTCAATATTGGTTGCAAgttgttttcttctataAACTTTAATAAGCTCTTGACTGTTTGCTCATCATTGATTTTTGTAAATTTATTTGGAATATCCTTTCTAATCACAAATTGATTGATATATTTCTGTCTAAGCTCAATCTTGTCATCAATGTGGAAATTGGAATTGACATCAAattgcttcttttccataGTGATCTTGGGCTTATCAGACAATTTTCCAATCCACCTGATTCTCAAGGTTGCCGAGTTGTTCAACTTTGTCAATTTCTGATTATAAAGGTCAAAATGTTCGTTATCAAAATACAAGCAATTGATGGTTTGGTCAGTTTGTGTAACCTTGTGACTTTTATTTCCATCTGCGTCgtattcatcatcatcgtcgtcatcgtcgtcatcgtcatcaccgttgttgttgttgttgttgttgttattgttgttgatatttccatttttgttttttgaatCGTAAATTAACACAGGTAAATGTCTCAAGATTGTGGTTTTCACTTCCATTAAATTGTCAGGGTGAATCCAAAATTTAAATGATTGAAACTCGCCATTTAAAGCGCCATCATTGAATGAGGATAATTTGGACAATGAGCGGTCAACTTCGTAATTGTCTCttaaaaattgaaacaagGTACCAATCTTGTACAACAATGGCGAGTAGTCCTCTGAGTGGAATGGcaagtttttcaatctcACATTGAGCAATGGCTTGACCGAGTACTCTGGATGGATTCTATCGTGTTTTTTCACGATTTTGATGAAACCAGTATAGTTTAGTCTTTGAAAGTGTTCTAGATTCTGCGCTTCATTCAACAAATTGTCGAGTTTCTTGGCAAAGGAGTCAACATCAAATGTATCTGCAACCTCAGTTAATGATTGCAATTTGTTCAACTCGTCGCTCAATTCGTCAAACTTGTTGTgttggaaagaaaagacctTTTCAAGGTTTTCGTCCAAAGCGCTAACAAAGTTTTGTTCATCCTTGTCAGTCcaattatttttcaaaatcacaCCTTCTTTCAAGAGTTTCTTCAAGTGGTTGTATTTGATGTAGTAGTCTTTCCACGGAGGATACGTTTCGTGTTCCAACTTGGTTCCAAATAACATCTTACCCTGCTCTTGTCCTTGCTCGTGAACAGTTAAACTGCTTGGATCCTCAGTTGACTGTGTTTTTGGATCCGTACTATCTGACATAGTTTCAAGCAAGCTGGATTATCAAATtgttaaaaagaaaacaacaacaaaaaaaaaaaaaggaaaagggaaaagatCAAAGTATAAAAGTGGAAATAGTGGAAAAGttaattttcaaatataaCGATCGAAAATGCCGTGTAAAATTAGAAGGTGGAAAGAAGGGAAATAAGGgaaaaactcaaaaactcaaaaaaaccaaaaaaccaaaaacaacagaCCAGTGTTCAATGACAAAATAGTGCCTGTGTAAatgcttttttcttcttagaatggttgggtttgttgtAGTCTaaatgaaggaaaagagggCAATTCACAATAAAATAAgagccaaaagaaaaaaaaaacaaaaaataaaaggaagGTGCTGTTACTAAACATGTTGCAACGCTGAGTAACCAATTCCCAGTTTTgataaaaaattgattgttTGATTGCGTTTTAGAATTATTATTCTGTGGTTTTGTGACACCAAATGTTTCTCAAGATTGCAAACCCACGGTAGCGAAAGAGCAGGAAAGATTGTATACGAACAATTAGCTATTAACCATTAGCCATTAACCATTAGCCATTAACCATTAACCATTAACCATTAACAATAAAatatttattatcattttttttttttgaaagagaaTTGCAATTAACTTtcaattaattaattatcAAGGAGAGcggcttcttcttctgcttattttttatttttatttatattttttagtGTCAAATGTGTGTCGACCGACTTAAATGTAAACCACGTAATTAATGTTTCAAGTAGAGGTGAAGGACCCACGttgcttgtttctttctaatAGATATGAGTTTGCATTATGTTTTAGATTGAAGGAAGCAGTAGTTATAGTAGCTGATGTTGTATTGATGATGCCTATATCAAATGATATTTTATTCcagatatttttttttcatatttttttattaatataCTTTTGCAAACCAACAAAACACCTAAATGAAAGTTGGTTAAAAAATCTGTTTTCCCCTTTGTCTGCTCAAAAGAATGAACTGTTAAACCTTGACTGAATAATcgatacaaaaaaaaaacaatttgtttCAAGTATTGTTGCACTCAGTTTTCGTATTTTCATTATACAAAGATGGGAACAAAggcaaatgaaaaaaaaaaaacaaaacatctAACATTATTGGTGACAAttgaatgaagaagatatcAAAGTTAACGTTGTTGTAAGTAAAGAGTGATGGTTTACATCCGCAAGTAgagtttctttcttctttatctctACCCTTGTTACCCTTGTTatcattctttttcccctttgttttctgttcattattaaattttgttaaacctttttttttttttgctttgtgtttctttgtgtttctttttttctctggTGTGGTTTAcattaattaatttttgtgTAGACCAAAGAAGCCATAGTACATTTATCTTTATACTATACCCACGTGGCAAGCTACTTTGTAAGGAGTCAACTACAACGATATAGAAGGAGTAGTAGCCAAAGCAATGCCATGTTCAATACTACCAAATAAGATCTACCAGCTGAAAGCTATGCAACTTTTTCTACATATCTTAGAGACACACAAAAAAGCGACAAAAGCGACAAAGCAAAGCTTTTCACGTTTTATTCATCTCATCCAATAGTCATTGAACATGCACGTGACATGTTTGATCACCAGTACCTTATTTctcttcattctttttcttttttcttttgttattCTCtacaaaatagaaagatgaaaaaatcAAGACCATTGGAATTCTCAAATTCCTAAACTGGATTGGATCTAAAAGTGAGTTTCATGTATTCAAATAACAACATCACAAGACACttgaacaaacaaacaaaaagataaGAAAGAGAAACCCCGCGCCGCAATTTTAAGAATTGGGAAGTGCGGCAACTTTGATGAacaagaaaccaaaaaaaaaaaataaaatttgaaaattaaaagaagaaagagagaaaaagttACAAAGAACGCGGAAATCGATATAggaagaagacgaagagGGAAGAGGAGGCAAAGGAGGAAACTATATTTATCCACTTGGCTTACTCCACAATTCATGAACTCATCA includes these proteins:
- the RET3 gene encoding Golgi-to-ER vesicle coat component (BUSCO:EOG09264OBA); translated protein: MSLNTTLYTISALLILDNEGNRLFAKYYTSSLDEQPQHKESGSSKSKTKSSTASTSASSPAPTSHSPSTQKQQQQQQQQQQQSKQQQQQLKSEKTLFSKINKVNQDILLYDNQIIVYKQINDVSIIITSPINENECLIYSTLNNLIEALTILLNSTVDKQTIINNYDLVSLAIDETIDDGIIIEYDPATIVSRVTNAPVNNPTVVDLKNIDISEKGLFNALSFAGKKLGERLQQGL
- the VTC2 gene encoding Phosphate metabolism transcription protein, with product MSDSTDPKTQSTEDPSSLTVHEQGQEQGKMLFGTKLEHETYPPWKDYYIKYNHLKKLLKEGVILKNNWTDKDEQNFVSALDENLEKVFSFQHNKFDELSDELNKLQSLTEVADTFDVDSFAKKLDNLLNEAQNLEHFQRLNYTGFIKIVKKHDRIHPEYSVKPLLNVRLKNLPFHSEDYSPLLYKIGTLFQFLRDNYEVDRSLSKLSSFNDGALNGEFQSFKFWIHPDNLMEVKTTILRHLPVLIYDSKNKNGNINNNNNNNNNNNGDDDDDDDDDDDEYDADGNKSHKVTQTDQTINCLYFDNEHFDLYNQKLTKLNNSATLRIRWIGKLSDKPKITMEKKQFDVNSNFHIDDKIELRQKYINQFVIRKDIPNKFTKINDEQTVKSLLKFIEENNLQPILRTTYKRTAFQIPGDDKIRIIIDSNLTFIREDAFDSQLPIRDPSQWHRLDLDNAKNTQQFLRKGEFNKFPFSTMEIKIKKSSVKNFKKLQWINELINSSHLVKEIPNFSKFIHGVASLFLEDDKLDNIPLWFNELEGDINDDLPKIVAPHGKSSKNDQIAKLTDDDNLSKFKSMLMKNSSSNFQPRSASFSGSLLYNKGDGDDNTNNKEPESSKKIVTIDEELDEPGSFPSKLQKPQHHQQINMTTDDQSSDFDDIDDDDDDDDDDDDDDGNENSGSSRSKSSRSLGKLINIQNQFSKLVDVYSEDEEIELPPGVVKPEQWIKNMGPLRIEPKVWLANERTFNRWLHVTVLLSSLTFVIYNSTKNSNFTQLSLYLSWFYFLLTVFSCLWGYFMYMTRRGIIMERSSKHLDNSIGPLVVAFGLMVALILNFIFGWKNMQLNTNSEWYANNPMHKKVHEFVINMVN